The following are from one region of the Falco biarmicus isolate bFalBia1 chromosome 1, bFalBia1.pri, whole genome shotgun sequence genome:
- the S100P gene encoding protein S100-P → MSQLETAMGMTIAVFDKYAKADGNRQTLTKAELKMLLEKELPNFLSSAKDKDAIDKVFKNLDENGDSQIDFKEFVIFVATLTCCCHKYFEQKAAK, encoded by the exons ATGTCTCAGCTGGAAACCGCGATGGGAATGACCATTGCTGTCTTTGACAAATATGCAAAGGCTGATGGCAACAGGCAAACCCTCACCAAAGCAGAACTAAAGATGCTTCTGGAAAAAGAGCTCCCAAACTTCCTCTCG tcagCGAAGGACAAGGATGCTATTGATAAAGTCTTCAAGAACCTGGATGAAAACGGTGATTCTCAAATAGACTTCAAGGAATTTGTCATCTTTGTGGCCACTCTGACTTGCTGCTGTCACAAATATTTTGAGCAGAAAGCAGCCAAGTAA